The Chengkuizengella sediminis genomic interval TAAAAAACCCTCTCTTACCTTTTTATGATAATCATGGGCTTTTTGTTCTATACGATCTAAAATTATTTCACCCTTTTTATTTGTTCTCTTTGATAATCTATTCTTACTTTCATTCACACTCACATCCATCATGTATGTTCGTATCGGTTGTAATCCAGAGCTTGCAAAGTGATTAATCCCTTTAATTGTTTTTTGGTCAATTCCCAATCCAACAGATTGATACGCCATGCTCGCATCGATATAACGATCACATAATACAATTTTATTCTGCTCTAATGCTGGAATAATAATCTCATGTACATGCTGTGCTCTAGAAGCAGCATATAAAAGTACTTCTGTTTGATCTTTCATTTCTTGATATTCTGTCGATAGGAGTATGTTTCTCAGTAGATCACTGATTCTTGTCCCTCCTGGTTCTCTTGTTGTAATCACGTCGTAACCTAATTTGATTAATGAATTGGCTAGTTGTTGTATTTGAGTGGTTTTACCCGAACCATCTGGACCTTCGAATGTTATAAATAAACCGTTCACAACAAACCTCCTTGTTGACTGAATTTTTGTATGGT includes:
- the tmk gene encoding dTMP kinase gives rise to the protein MNGLFITFEGPDGSGKTTQIQQLANSLIKLGYDVITTREPGGTRISDLLRNILLSTEYQEMKDQTEVLLYAASRAQHVHEIIIPALEQNKIVLCDRYIDASMAYQSVGLGIDQKTIKGINHFASSGLQPIRTYMMDVSVNESKNRLSKRTNKKGEIILDRIEQKAHDYHKKVREGFLQIANKNPDRVHLVNANQAIDVISEEILKDMTKILENRYV